A single region of the Anderseniella sp. Alg231-50 genome encodes:
- a CDS encoding RluA family pseudouridine synthase, translating into MSGVKQISVKGDEDGMRLDRWFKVHFPQVSHGRLSKLLRTGQVRVDGGRVKANERLLPGQTIRVPPINLDAAANQDGPAKPKPLSAHDKALFHSLVLFEDKHLYVLNKPSGLAVQGGSRTTRHIDGLLQGMAAELYDRPRLVHRLDRDTSGVLVIAKTRSMATALGKLFQTRSVRKIYWALVSGVPRPEQGVIDKPLVKAGGPGEEKVQIAKNMKQDGAQKAMTHYAVIDKAPPSVAWVSLKPVTGRQHQLRVHMQMIDHPIIGDPKYGSLEHDGSGEEKDEGFAHKLHLHARRVTFPHPKGGTVDVTAPVPGHMRESMVTCGFDPEQYDVPEAGEEYDT; encoded by the coding sequence ATGAGTGGTGTCAAACAGATTTCCGTCAAGGGAGACGAGGACGGCATGCGGCTGGACCGCTGGTTCAAGGTGCATTTCCCGCAGGTCTCCCATGGCCGGTTGTCCAAGTTGCTGCGCACCGGCCAGGTACGCGTGGACGGCGGTCGGGTGAAAGCCAACGAACGGCTTTTGCCCGGTCAGACAATCCGCGTGCCACCGATAAACCTCGACGCTGCAGCCAACCAGGATGGCCCGGCAAAACCCAAGCCTTTGAGTGCTCATGACAAGGCCTTGTTCCACTCGCTTGTGTTGTTTGAAGACAAGCATCTCTACGTACTGAACAAACCGTCCGGCCTTGCGGTGCAGGGCGGTTCACGCACCACCAGGCATATTGACGGATTGCTGCAGGGCATGGCTGCAGAACTCTACGACCGGCCCCGGCTGGTGCATCGGCTCGACCGCGACACTTCCGGTGTTCTGGTGATCGCCAAGACCCGGTCAATGGCAACTGCCCTGGGCAAGCTGTTTCAGACCCGTTCAGTCAGGAAAATTTACTGGGCGCTGGTGTCAGGTGTGCCGAGGCCGGAGCAGGGCGTGATCGACAAACCGCTGGTAAAGGCGGGCGGTCCCGGTGAAGAGAAGGTGCAGATTGCGAAAAACATGAAACAGGACGGCGCCCAAAAGGCCATGACCCATTATGCGGTCATCGACAAGGCCCCGCCGTCGGTGGCCTGGGTGTCACTGAAACCGGTGACCGGCCGCCAGCATCAGCTGCGTGTCCACATGCAGATGATCGACCATCCGATCATCGGTGATCCGAAATACGGCTCTCTTGAACATGACGGCAGTGGTGAAGAAAAAGACGAAGGCTTTGCGCACAAGTTGCATCTGCATGCCCGAAGGGTGACGTTTCCCCATCCAAAGGGCGGGACAGTGGATGTAACCGCACCTGTACCGGGCCATATGAGAGAGAGCATGGTCACCTGCGGGTTTGATCCGGAACAATATGACGTGCCCGAGGCGGGCGAGGAATACGACACGTGA
- a CDS encoding DUF2852 domain-containing protein, translating into MVVSFVVFWPLGLAILGYMIWSGRMRCKNKGKVAAFNATGFGMGKGGPGRWYRGGFPSSGNRAFDDYREETLNRLQEEHEEFQAFLEKLRHARDKSEFDQFMADRTKRAEATDVEDAPETDAKDEGDKPAA; encoded by the coding sequence ATGGTGGTCAGTTTCGTGGTCTTTTGGCCACTCGGATTGGCAATACTTGGATACATGATTTGGAGCGGACGCATGAGATGCAAAAACAAGGGCAAGGTCGCGGCCTTTAACGCAACCGGATTTGGCATGGGCAAAGGCGGCCCCGGCCGTTGGTACCGCGGCGGTTTTCCAAGTTCCGGAAATCGCGCCTTTGACGACTATCGCGAAGAGACCCTCAACCGTCTTCAGGAAGAACACGAGGAGTTTCAGGCCTTCCTTGAGAAACTTCGCCATGCACGTGACAAATCCGAATTCGACCAGTTCATGGCTGACCGGACCAAACGCGCTGAAGCAACCGATGTTGAAGACGCACCAGAAACAGATGCCAAGGACGAAGGCGACAAGCCTGCCGCCTGA
- a CDS encoding WHG domain-containing protein, whose product MNWHKKPRDSYHHGNLRKALIDAALDLIGSKGTGGFTFAEAARHAGVSPAAPYRHYKDREALVADVAGQGYRAFSSALGKAWNDGKPDAATAFKRTGNAYLAFARKEPAYYSAMFESGLNVSTYPELRTAADEAFETLKVAVAALIATAPEGQRPPVLMVSLHVWAVSHGIASLFGRGDGAAFKQPISAEELLESHMLVYLRGLGLTI is encoded by the coding sequence ATGAATTGGCACAAGAAACCGCGCGACAGCTATCACCACGGCAATCTGCGCAAGGCGCTGATTGACGCTGCCCTGGACCTGATCGGATCCAAGGGCACCGGCGGGTTCACATTCGCTGAAGCGGCGCGCCATGCCGGCGTCAGCCCGGCGGCACCTTACCGGCACTACAAGGACCGCGAAGCGCTGGTGGCAGATGTGGCCGGGCAAGGTTACCGGGCATTTTCCAGCGCCCTCGGTAAAGCATGGAATGACGGCAAGCCGGACGCAGCGACCGCATTCAAGCGGACCGGCAATGCCTACCTGGCATTTGCCCGCAAGGAGCCTGCCTATTATTCGGCCATGTTCGAAAGCGGACTGAATGTATCGACCTATCCGGAATTGCGCACCGCCGCGGATGAGGCGTTCGAGACCCTGAAGGTGGCAGTTGCCGCCCTCATTGCCACGGCGCCTGAGGGACAACGCCCGCCGGTGCTGATGGTGTCACTGCATGTCTGGGCAGTCAGCCACGGGATCGCGTCCCTGTTCGGCCGCGGCGACGGGGCCGCATTCAAGCAACCGATTTCAGCAGAGGAACTGCTTGAGTCTCATATGCTGGTTTACCTGCGCGGCCTTGGTCTGACGATTTAA
- the crcB gene encoding fluoride efflux transporter CrcB, translating into MTMFLYAALGGAIGAAARYGVNITTPKLIGHGFPWGTMIVNITGSFMMGLLIAVMALAWTTSQEMRVFLTTGILGGFTTFSAFSLDFATLYERKEYGMAFGYAGGSVVLSLLAVFAGLYLARAVLQ; encoded by the coding sequence ATGACAATGTTTCTTTATGCAGCTCTGGGCGGAGCAATTGGTGCTGCCGCGCGCTACGGTGTGAATATCACAACACCGAAGCTTATTGGCCATGGCTTCCCGTGGGGCACGATGATCGTCAACATCACCGGTTCATTCATGATGGGACTGCTCATTGCCGTGATGGCGCTGGCCTGGACCACAAGTCAGGAAATGCGTGTGTTTTTGACAACCGGCATCCTGGGCGGGTTCACCACGTTTTCGGCTTTTTCGCTTGATTTTGCGACGCTTTATGAGCGCAAGGAGTACGGCATGGCATTCGGATATGCCGGTGGATCTGTTGTGTTGTCGCTGCTGGCGGTGTTCGCCGGACTGTACCTGGCGAGAGCGGTGTTGCAATGA